A DNA window from Penaeus vannamei isolate JL-2024 chromosome 5, ASM4276789v1, whole genome shotgun sequence contains the following coding sequences:
- the LOC113809427 gene encoding hydroxyproline dehydrogenase codes for MSALSRVLTRVRPVGTAALRSACVAPSCVRPAHVTRSAPCSASVNIEDIDKQSSFTESLAEQLNFGNHAFAYSHKTSKELLRGLVVLHACAVDMLVNHSYKLLTFGERMLGEKLLGYAVAPFYNQFVAGDSEEEVAVVSRNLASVGVRLMVAPMLETDVGEGHDLEAMYRKNLDKTLHLIDVSRRYSMLQDSRPICQTKMTAHLSADILARVSVAYEALGEGGHLEAVRAVAEAMREAGEGRTLSAFTHPLEPLSLSPEDVQEVLDSLPRIYKLGERSVARDVVLAVDAEYTYTNPAINLLTLAMMTLFNAPTPIVWNTYQGYLKAGRENLCHDLRLVGGLEGVGFGAKVVRGAYLERERSRAHELGYPDPVNDTYNDTGLVYDSMVELMLREIKANPRSRSVIVASHNESSVRTAAQKLEKLQLDPQAGNVVFGQVYGMAENISVPLARSGFLVYKSVPYGSVAEVMPYLSRRANENRAVLKGARRERQLLTQELLSRILPNRSAPALQ; via the exons ATGTCAGCTTTGTCGCGCGTGTTGACTCGGGTCAGACCCGTCGGGACAGCCGCCCTTCGGAGTGCCTGCGTAGCGCCCTCTTGCGTCCGCCCCGCCCACGTCACGCGGTCGGCTCCCTGCAGCGCCTCCGTCAACATCGAAGACATCGACAAACAAAGCAGCTTCACAG AGAGTCTAGCAGAACAGCTGAACTTCGGCAACCACGCCTTCGCCTACAGCCACAAAACAAGCAAGGAGCTCCTGAGGGGCCTCGTGGTGCTTCACGCCTGTGCCGTGGACATGCTTGTCAACCACAGCTATAAG TTGTTAACTTTCGGAGAACGAATGCTCGGGGAGAAACTGCTTGGCTATGCAGTCGCGCCCTTCTACAACCAGTTCGTGGCGGGAGACagcgaggaggaggtggcggtcgTCAGCAGGAACCTCGCCAGCGTCGGCGTCAGGCTGATGGTGGCGCCCATGCTGGAGACAGACGTGGGCGAGGGCCACGACCT AGAAGCTATGTACAGGAAGAATCTGGACAAAACACTGCACCTTATCGATGTGAGCAGAAGGTACAGCATGCTGCAGGATTCGCGACCCATCTGTCAGACCAAAATGACCGCGCACCTCTCAGCTGACATTCTA GCGCGTGTCTCGGTGGCATACGAGGCCCTGGGCGAGGGAGGCCATCTGGAGGCCGTGCGGGCGGTGGCAGAGGCCATGCGGGAGGCTGGCGAGGGCCGAACTCTCTCGGCCTTCACGCATCCCCTCGAGCCCCTTTCTCTCAGTCCCGAGGACGTCCAAGAGGTCCTGGACTCTCTGCCCCGGATTTACAAACTGG GGGAAAGGAGCGTGGCTCGGGACGTGGTTCTGGCGGTGGACGCCGAGTACACCTACACGAACCCCGCCATCAACCTGCTGACGCTGGCCATGATGACGCTGTTCAACGCCCCCACGCCCATCGTCTGGAACACCTACCAAGGATACCTTAAA GCGGGGCGAGAAAATCTCTGCCACGACCTGCGGCTGGTGGGCGGCCTGGAGGGAGTGGGCTTCGGCGCGAAGGTGGTGCGCGGCGCCTACCTGGAACGCGAGAGGAGCCGCGCCCACGAGCTCGGCTACCCGGACCCCGTGAACGATACCTACAATGACACGGGCCTCGTATACGACAG CATGGTGGAGTTGATGCTTCGGGAGATCAAGGCCAACCCGCGCTCTCGCTCCGTCATCGTGGCTTCGCACAACGAGTCGTCGGTCAGAACCGCAGCCCAAAAGCTCGAGAAACTGCAGCTGGACCCCCAGGCAGGAAATGTGGTGTTTGGGCAGGTGTATGGCATGGCCGAGAACATCTCCGTCCCGCtag CTCGCTCCGGCTTCCTGGTCTACAAGTCGGTGCCGTACGGGAGCGTCGCGGAAGTCATGCCGTACCTGTCGCGACGCGCCAACGAGAACCGCGCCGTGCTGAAGGGCGCGCGCAGGGAACGGCAGCTCCTCACCCAGGAATTGCTTTCCAGAATCCTCCCGAACCGCTCGGCCCCGGCTCTGCAGTGA